The following are encoded together in the Lathyrus oleraceus cultivar Zhongwan6 chromosome 3, CAAS_Psat_ZW6_1.0, whole genome shotgun sequence genome:
- the LOC127126641 gene encoding uncharacterized protein LOC127126641, whose product METEERNQRACKATEPEFFLQWGSRKRLRCVRVKDPRISTRLNGGVRRKLNSGADNNRSGVGLSEKETSHIHHQQPNRLTRNSDTAALRPAAGESRKSASPEKEDRYYTTRGSAEEIGKVTGDVNNGEERALVWPKLYIALSSKEKEEDFLAMKGCKLPQRPKKRAKIIQRSLLLVSPGAWLTDMCQERYEVREKKSNKKRPRGLKAMGSVESDSE is encoded by the exons ATGGAGACAGAAGAGAGGAACCAGAGAGCGTGTAAGGCAACAGAGCCAGAGTTCTTCTTGCAGTGGGGAAGCAGAAAGCGTCTGAGATGCGTGAGGGTGAAAGATCCTCGGATTTCAACTAGGCTCAACGGTGGTGTCAGAAGGAAACTTAATTCCGGAGCGGATAATAATCGTTCCGGTGTTGGTCTTTCTGAGAAAGAAACTTCACATATTCATCATCAACAACCGAACCGTCTCACAAG GAATTCCGACACGGCGGCTCTACGACCGGCGGCCGGAGAAAGTAGGAAATCGGCATCGCCGGAGAAGGAAGATCGGTACTACACGACGAGGGGTTCGGCGGAGGAAATCGGTAAAGTTACCGGCGATGTTAACAACGGTGAAGAGAGAGCTCTTGTTTGGCCTAAGCTTTACATCGCTCTGTCTAGcaaagagaaagaagaagattTTCTCGCTATGAAAGGTTGTAAGCTTCCTCAGAGACCCAAAAAGAGAGCCAAAATCATCCAAAGAAGTTTATTG TTGGTGAGTCCTGGAGCATGGTTGACTGATATGTGTCAAGAAAGATATGAAGTTAGGGAGAAGAAAAGTAACAAGAAG AGGCCAAGAGGATTGAAGGCTATGGGAAGTGTGGAAAGTGATTCTGAATGA
- the LOC127126640 gene encoding uncharacterized protein LOC127126640 has product MKTMVTPLTRVSTFFRSNAHNALPFSPKSRNPSLPNFFTFTSPSLSMAASSQSTAPVASSGDVNIEKDDIFQLIQAHQEKAARLPPLEEIRTVLDLSVRGTLSTFSKKYDGYPSGSMVDFACDANGCLILAVSDLAVHSKDLAANPKCSVLVARDPEDRTDLVITFHGDAIFVPEKDNEAIRAAYLARHPNAFWVDFGDFRFVRIEPKVVRFVSGVATALLGSGEFSGDEFKSAKVDPISQFSKPVASHMNKDHGEDTKMIVQHWTSVPVDFADILDLDRLGFNVKAGFKGDTFKLRVPFPRPAEDRKDVKTLIVEMLQAAKPQV; this is encoded by the exons ATGAAGACTATGGTGACGCCATTGACAAGAGTCTCCACATTTTTTCGCTCAAATGCCCATAATGCCCTTCCCTTCTCCCCCAAATCACGCAACCCTTCGTTACCAAACTTCTTCACCTTCACCTCTCCCTCTCTTTCAATGGCCGCTTCTTCTCAATCCACTGCTCCG GTTGCGTCCTCTGGTGATGTTAACATAGAAAAAGATGACATCTTTCAATTAATTCAAGCTCATCAG GAAAAAGCCGCGAGACTTCCTCCACTTGAAGAAATTCGTACTGTTCTTGATCTTAGTGTACGTGGGACGCTCTCCACATTCTCAAAG AAGTATGATGGTTATCCATCAGGGTCTATGGTTGACTTTGCATGTGATGCAAATGGATGTCTTATATTAGCAGTGAGCGACTTGGCTGTTCATTCAAAG GACTTAGCTGCTAATCCTAAATGTTCAGTGCTCGTGGCTAGAGATCCTGAAGATAGGACTGATTTGGTGATCACTTTCCATGGTGACGCTATTTTT GTACCTGAAAAGGATAATGAGGCGATACGAGCTGCATATTTGGCAAGACATCCCAACGCGTTTTGG GTTGACTTCGGAGACTTCCGATTTGTACGCATTGAACCAAAAGTTGTACGATTCGTGTCAGGTGTTGCTACAGCTTTGTTAGGATCAGGAG AGTTTAGTGGAGATGAGTTCAAATCTGCAAAAGTGGATCCCATATCTCAGTTTTCCAAGCCAGTAGCG TCGCATATGAACAAAGATCATGGTGAAGATACTAAAATGATTGTGCAGCACTGGACCTCAGTTCCG GTGGACTTTGCGGACATACTAGATTTGGATCGTCTAGGTTTCAATGTTAAG GCTGGTTTCAAGGGAGATACTTTCAAGCTCCGTGTACCTTTTCCTCGACCTGCAGAAGATAGAAA GGATGTGAAGACTCTCATTGTTGAGATGCTCCAAGCCGCTAAGCCTCAAGTTTGA